The Tenrec ecaudatus isolate mTenEca1 unplaced genomic scaffold, mTenEca1.hap1 Scaffold_1912, whole genome shotgun sequence sequence tacaaaaacaccatatatgttgaggtgatgaatttgtctatagcaatcaactagaacaaagtccaacatgctttaaggtgtcaaagaccccacagacagcctggtctcaatctaggacacaaaagttttcttttgttttcccaagaagaaaatatgacttttcatgatccatgtaaatgatgtggctgctaatcttagaaaacatggttactgattgatagcatgtccaatgcactgttactggtaaaaaacagacttggacatgtgcttctgagccagtgggtcacagtaatcagccttgtatatttcacttgactaccatgtctaaagtaatttttatcttctttgcaccagtttaagtctttttatgcccaaacagtaatcacagtgactaatactggataattggaatgaaagatttcttttgttttgtttttaatcattttatcatacaactcttatcacaacccatacatatatcaatcgcgtaaagcacatctgtacatgcattgccctcatcattctcaaaacattttttctccacttaagccactggcatcagttcatctcccccacctccactccccccaccctcttgaaccctcgataatttaaaaattattttgtcatatcttacactgtccaacgtctcctttcacccacttttctgttgtctgtcccccatggaggaggttatatatagatccttgcaatcggttctccctttccaccccttcctccctccaccctcccagtattgccgctcgtagcactggtcctgaaggtatcatccaccctggattccctgtgtttccagtaccgaactgtaccagtgtacatccttttgtctagccagatttgtaaggtagaattgggatcaggatagttgcggggtagaaagcatttaggaactagaaggaagttgtatgtttcatttttgctacattgaaacctaactggctcatctcattcctgcggcccttctgtaagggaatctccaattgcctgcagatggactttgggtcgccactacgcacagcacagccccttattcacaatgatatgattgtttgttctgaggatacctgatacctgatccctttgacacctcaggaccacacaggctggtgtgctccttccatgtaggctttgttgcttctgagctagatggccacttttttaccttcaagcctttaagaccccagaccctatatcttttgataatcaggcaccctcagctttcttcaccacatttgcttatgcaccaactttgtctttggcgattatgccaggaaggtgagcatcatgaaatgccagtttaatagaacaaaatactcttgcattgagggggaacttgagtggagccccaatggaatgaaagatttcttatccaactgggcatactcaggaatcttgactcctccttcaagatcctgacttcattttgttttcaatttattaggtctgatctcggcccaacatttttgtatcttcacttccacttagttcatggttaattgagtttattttttaatgaggagggtgccattttatcacctggggtttctccaacctaaactttcaaaatattaaggtccagtctcctgaaggacaaatcacagatcttttttattcagggagtttcctgatatttgtatatttttcatttagtcattttatgttctggtgaatgccaggtataggtttttgtgtatgtgtgtaatttattgacatttgctcatttctcttagttcaaaaatatcaggttaagaagtttatttatctgagataaaagacatacgtttaaatacatatttttgatgaggaaattctccactcagaactcttttcaaatgattgaatttcaggggaaaacatggctgcctgaaagactcttttagcaaactcaaccaatctcagtcagaatataactataatgtatattatttttattctctttttaaaaaactttaatctcccaccccgcccagataacccagaacttcatataacagcaagtccttcaacttggcaactaaccagtgctgccatttacctcttaatgacctccccctgattagaagcgccccttccccaccactaaaacctcaagcctccattcctactggacctccatttcctttctgggacCCCTGCATTGATGATGGCTATTTGGTGTGACACAGAAACCCAATGCCTCTCCACTATGTCCCATGTGACACTGACGCTTAAAGCTGCTAAACAGAGtgtcgccccccccaaaaaaagggggtCACTTTCTTATAAACACAGTAACATTGATCTGTTGCGCTCTTCATGTACTATATAGGGAATTGATATGTTAATCTTTTAGATTACTTACTAGATATACTCTATCTATACCACCTTCACCACTACCTCAAGACACACCCCTCATTTTCTCAGTGACACCCTTTCACATAAACAATCAAGTACTAGAATACCTCTTGAAATTCcattttctaatttataaaaaaaacattatacttagtcagaagaccacttatgattataacaTCGCTTAAACCCTACCCTTGTGCTAATATATCCTATTCTCTGTACCTACTCATCTATTAAGATTTCTTCATCTCCGCTCAACAATATTTAGTTATCTGTTATTCTCCTCTAACTCAAAGATCCAGCACCACATGACCTCAACACAGCCCTCAACCCTGCATACTACCTATATTTGAAGTAATATGCCACAACAATAATAAACTTCCATACTTAAGtagctttataatatatatatatatatatgtatatatatatatatatatgtatatatgtatgtatatgcaccacatctggtatttatatctctggttgtTGTCCTACAGTTGGCATGAGTGTATTCCTATGTCTATTCagaatctgtgaagattttctctactcagtagaaatgggtatccagagaggatgtactggttaccctctttatatttcccatatcaCCATGTTTGAAGCTTAGCTTTGCATATCTTTCCCACCAGTGATGCCTTATTGTTGTGTCACTGGTTGCACAGTGCATCTCAGTGCTTGGGCAGCTATATCATGATGCTTCTTTGGTAACCCCAGTGGAGTAGGGAATTTAGCCCTAGTGGTGCTTTGACAGAAACGTTTGATAGCTAAGGACATGGTCTGTGTGCTACTCCTACCAGTTACTTCACTGGGAAGGACAATGATatgtttacagcctgagaaaccatgaaaggggcagctacctagggtgctgaatgaactccatgagaggggtctgtgtggggtcgtatcaacagttatactctgggctccaaacagaaagacagcgcttgaacacaggtctgctttgcattgtttgaatgacattccagagcacattcaccatgccttactcaccataatcagggtgtcataattctgaggtcttgttcaccctctatctttttgccttcactgcctttgcagttggtctctggcatgctttccctgatgcaaatctcatttccctgaggtgcgtcttctctgtgtcagcttggtcaggccgtgatactcagtagattggcaatcatgctaccttgtaaatttgaagcccttgttgtgtgaaggcttatttgttggtctgtgatcccaaattactctagcaaagaagatgagactgctaccattgagatttagcgcattggaagtcctagagaagagatcttctcagtcgtacatgggagatgtgagtgaatatagagccaatagaagggtgttaatttttcttatatattatggatattgtcttccatttgtataagttcaccagggtgagcttatgtgataaaccatgtcacaaatgtaggttggaataccaaccctttatccagtaaaggactaacacctctggttggatgtcaccctgatggatgccctgcacggtcttttattttatctgttagctaggacatgtgttagtaagcttgtatgcactttctcaaagtacacaaggaatgagggagcagaataagcactaagttctcataacaaatggccttacccggaaactcaaggtgttggtccttgagaatgatttgtcttcactttcggcagtccatggtgctgtcaatgttttctgccattactatattctaacactttgattcttcttcagtcttcctttctatgcactgaagaatgtataactttcacattccttggtcacaggaaattgaaaatactgtttgcacacttctttaatttccttttctcaattgtgttttaaatatattacatgccctaaatcaatgacactacaagcagaagaatcatatgctccaaggggatgattgataaagttatctgcattaaagtaaaaaaaaatctggaaggtgagaagaggtgaatagaaaacacagagttaggggtggatgtgggggtcacacttaaccctagctcaatctaagaacaattagttcttatgacattgccctgatcagtatgtgcccttttgaaggaaccacaggtgtgggtgctacagcaaagtgtggtgaagaaatgagatggtatcttgctctcagaaagaatggtgtctggggtcttaagctttgtttttaaacaagcagtcatctcagtgtaacgtcaactaagtccacatggagaagaacaccaacatgctgatcaaaggattgccaatagtcacattcaaatctaaggagagaattgtatcagagtttaattttttaactctgattttgagaaggctgtggatgacatttgaaggccaaatacatttgcgggttctacacaaggaataagcttctggtgatttctctctgaccataaataagggatgggaataacctggttatcagacagagtattagagagatgattatagcagattgaaataaaaaatctgacttgaaagttaaaaacttgttatttgatctccctattgatacactttcaccttaatcttgttttttaatactttctggttttggtttccaaattgagtttatttctttactgttgttgttattgttggcagcCTTCTGAGTCTGTTATGGATCTTTCTATACATATTTGGTATGTAGAACCCAGTGTGGGTGACTCTATAGAAACTATAGCTAcattaagggttcctggtgggagataatgaggagttgctatcaagaaatttaagcaaaaacaaacaaacaaaaaagaaatataagccaaaagaaaatgtttgaaactgatagtcatttgcatgacaagatacaactattgaatgatgtgatatctggattagttctcaaaatggtttgaggaaaaagaaagaatcagaaaattccaaggcttctgcaggcatactttaaaatcctcaaggtaacatctttgcttttcaacactttttttttgttgcatttccaactctttattttagttttgtttaaatgcattttatttttagacaacctacacgacattttgtgtgtttttttctttaaaaaaaagcctcTGCTCCAAAAAATCAAGGTCACCGCTCCAAGTCAAGGTCACAAGTCGACGCAGAGCTCATGATGGCATCAGTTCCGTTTGTCTCGGTCCTGGTGTCGTGTGGGCGGACCGCAGACAGCTAGGAGGAGGGGCGGTCGGGCGGTCGGTCGTGCGTTGCCcactgtcagcacttctccatctCTAAGCTGTCCTTGAAGAAGATCATGTACGGGGTCCCGCCGCCCTCGCGGTAGTCCAGCAGGGCCACCATGCCGTCGGGAATCGTGTTCTCGCCCTGAAAGAACTGGTACTTCTTGAAATTGGCGAGGATGTGCTTGATCTGCTCGGCAGCCCCGGTCATAAAGGGCTTCATGCGTTCCGGCTTCCGCTCCTCCAGCTTGCCTTTGAGggatttcatgtagtccttgatgtaCCTCTTGTAGGCCTCCTTGGTGAAGCTGGTCtcctgcaagtgatggttcatgacGATGTCCACGTCGGTGACCACCTTGTGCTCGGGCCCGTCGCCCTCGGGGCCTTCGGCGGACGCGTTGCCGCCGATGAGCGCGTCATAGATGTGGCCTTGGGCCCTGCGGACCATGGTAccctccacttccagacacagcccgcCCGTGATCTCCCAGATCTTGTACACGTCAGAGAACAGCTCATCTCGGCTGATGAGGTCCCGGTAGATGATCATGACGGTGGCGAGAGGGCGGTGGCTGCGCTGGCTTCGGGCAGCTCGGAGCTCcaagaggacagcgctgaagggAGCGAAAGTTACAGTTGGCGCTGGGGGTGGGGCGGCCGGCGCAAGGGGAGGGGcatctggcagaaggggcggggtgcttttcaacactttcaagatgtcttttgaagcagatttatctactgtcatggttcacttgatctcttgacttctgcttccatgggcacttattgtgcatgcaagcaagatgtaatcattgacaatcccaatatgttctaaaattctcattatgctatgtattggtccagtcacataaaatgtaactttctacccacccctatgggaagagaatgactttctgtttgtgaaagccttacaagtgttgtatttatttctttcataatgagcatgtgtaacagaaagcatacaagtctacttttggggtgaactgggtgtaatctatattgaattttgaagatatggatttacttgctgtattcaatataaacagggcaaacagattggTATGTACTGCTCACTCTCTATCTCTTTTAAAGCTCAGTACCTATTCGGGGCCCtcattgtgtttaaatatcttaATTATATGCAGAGGTTCATTATCTGTATCAACTTTCTGGGGTCATAATTCTTTGTAGTGTAGTAATTACGTAATGATGTCAGTTTTAGAGTCTGGTCGAGTAGTATGCTCAGtgggtctattaatcaagagatggtggcttcaaactcaccaagtttccaattgagaaaggtgagaagtttgctcccataaagacatattttagtttttatcaaagtacctgatacttcctcgagtggaaatggaatggtccacgtgtactttataggagaaatatgtggtttttctaatcccagaaagaattacagtcataaaaactcacaggggcagttctaccttgtcctaaatagttattagtctgctctgatgcaatggcagtgagaatatttttactcttattctggattatggtatataatgaaaacattttcagttgcctgcagggatgtgggtgatttttctgttttcctgatagtaggacatgcaatagggccagtagtttggggatcctattatggacagcattgagggaactagggagcaattctagtctgtccaatgattggctatgagggggaatggacacagtgttactgggcttgatttattttatgttgatgatataaaatgaaactctgatggatcagttgtgatggtatcatgtgtgaagacattccatggtaaagggattcaggctgtttggtaaatcctttaCTCCCTTCATAAGCTTTCTGGGATAAAGGTAAAGGGATTATCCTGTGGTATAGCAGCACAGCCTTTCAtctctgaaagcattatagagaattgaaaagagagatgtaggacctgactacagcaagaaaggagacctggatcagagttcttctgtggaccagcagtccctacacagtgaacctcctagatccaaggtaatgttgaagcacacatacacatacacagtgctatctaaagcaagttaatcccacagatagtccaagcagacaaggaacttgccccagaagcaacagaataagagaggcttaacctatggctgataggctacgtaacataagccacagaattctacccacctaatttataagaaaatacacaTTAAACGGAAAACCCCCCAATTAGTGATGATTCCTTCAAAAGacacttaaaaactaagaaaatgtgctggactcttcttcagagctcaacactgaacacatctggttggatgccatttttggaagggtattgcccatccctcttccctttcacgttcttcaatgttattgaaatcacttgggtttatggaacagtctgttttttgtaatgggttaggttctttatcggcttgcttggccaggattctcagaaggttaaCGATTACGATAATGTCAGCCTAGGTGACAAGTAATGCCATcacatccatgaagagattttctgtcagcagccagaagtgggaggtgctatcctggtgggtgtggtttcccccagtataaatgtaagtggattctctctgtaCGCTGTGCAGATTTGGCCAGGTCCAGGGCCTCACCATACTTGTGCATCTCCAGACTTGcgacagcatcttgccatatttcctacataacttggattcatccttctgcatagcctgggaggaagcagcctaccgtcccacgttcccatcttggattcctctggtactcacctacttgagtcaagagagtggtccagaatgatatctgagccttgaaagcctctacaactgtgaattgaaaaggtgagtagtgtgactagaattttttcctaaacatttctgacacggtgtaatggtggcgggatgggattaaaagtgaggcttgcttctttagtaaagggcacagtctctgacactcatggggaagcactgattcaataacagTCAGTGACTAAAGGTGCGGGGGCGAAGATTTCAGAGAATGGAGGTCACCCACCCACTTGGCCTTCCCTAAGGTCTGaccagatgcagcttacccttcatgggtcaggattccttttggagaagattcgtcagaatgagcacagggacccactcagcatcttggagcttcccatccagagttatgttgcaacatgaggcttcatccattgcccctctggagcggctgtccatagaattttcccactgttgttcatggcagctgttgcctggagatagagggagacagtgaaagtcatggtggagtcctggctcttcatctcgctgcccctggttgttctagtgacaaactcacaggacatcttttgcttgttaaagacagtcttcatattctaagtttccagagctgttcaagaacatttgatatttggttgtgtttagtttacagtggcccatgtttgtctgagaattgtgcctcatagtgttttcaaaggttattttttttcaaaagtcagtcaccagatctatctgttaaagtgtctctgaggagaaaggaaccatcttctcagttagctgctaaacattgtaactctttgtgttattgggggttccaagtttaatttcacatttattcaagagggaaattgaccccttgtgttgtatttattttggaggatttaaagaatttttaaaattatggtaaattcttccttttaagcttcttgggtttgcatttgtatttgttttgtttcactttctagtaaaattctctgacatttaaggaaaaggcatttcttttagaatgctgttgttggtgttgctgagatgactacaaggtgtgacataagtgtggttcaactacaagcccagggagataacatagagctaaataagagaccgtcatagtattttcacattagaatagaggcgtctaacatactaagaattgtgtaggaagatttgcattctggtggtgagaataattttttatataattcatgaattctatttatgaatcataaaatgtctgttattgacaaggtgttttaggctgttcatgttgttaagagatatggaattggtccagaatcctacataccctcagcactgactcatagttagcctatatgaaaatggaggaaatactggaaaatccgtggacatcctcaaaattgtaatgttgaaatgaaatgctgcagttatcatgtcactctagcttaatgaattggttatactaagaaagtgtttatactacacactgctataaagtctttgatgtaatcattcaaattgttaatttggtcttcaaatacccaattctttataggccattgtcttccttgcaaaatgctgacagagacctgctctgatctgccttgcaagatgttgatcttaattacaagatgcaggggggaaacctgcccagatcttccttgaaagatatcgattatctgacttgtaagatggtgacagaagacctgacaaaagtatttcttgcaagatgttattaagtttccttgcaagatggtgggaaaacattctcttatctgtcttacaatatgtcgctgatactctttttaaaaggtgctgatagaagacctggtctgagcttcacggatcttttttggaagatgctgatagaggactgctctgatcttcctggcaagatgttgctggtcttccttgcaaattgtgagaggagacctgttctgctctaccttgcaagattttgctgaacttccttgcaagaaattgattgagacctgcaatgatcttccttacaagatatcgctggtcttccttaaagggtgctgatagaagacctgctctggtcttccttgccaagatgtcgctgatctgctttgcaatatagaagacctgcaatgatatttcgtgcaagatgctgctgatcttcttcaaagaagctattagaagacctgctctggtcattcttacaaagatgtggaagatattccttggaaaatgctgtgaggagacccgctctgatctttgttgaaagatcattaattttaaaattatttttaaaatcagatttttattttgaagaatgttatttaaaaatactggccaattaaCGTGTCGTGCAAGTCCAAATGTTGacccgtgtgggtgtgtgggtgtgtgtgtatgtgtgtctggtctaaacctgagttagacagaggagtcatggccaggcagggcataactgacaggcagacacacaaactcagatggtccaaagaaaaaacagcataatccggtggtaggcacaacatgccaataatatagacctagaagcagctgctgcatgagatgacctggaaAGCTTTTTCGCGCAGTACTCTTCCAGAAAATTGTTCCCAGCACGACTCCCAATGCACAGAGGGGAGGATCTATTTTGtgagtgggatcaatctgatgtgcccttccctgaaaacgccactgatttccctgcaaaattctgatagaagacatgctctgatctgccttgcaaaattttgcagatctatctatcaagatggtgggagaagacctgcccagatctggcTTGAAATACGTCATCAATCTGGCACTCAAGATGGTAAAAAAAGACCTACTATGGTGTTCCATAACAGGTCGctaatcttctttgcaaaatgctggaagaacctactgtgatcactttttcaagatgtcgctgatatctCTTAATGATGATGAGAGACGGCCCATTCTGatattccctgatctgccttgcaagatgctgatagaagatctgccaTGATTTACCGTGCAAAATGTTGCAGCtgttccctgcaagttgccagaaccaacctgctctgttctgccttgcaagtttgtgctgatcttccttggaagatatccctggtcttccttaacaggtgctgagagaagacctgctctgatcttcctttcaggatgcTTCATATCTGCTTTGCTAGATGCTGATAGAAAACCTAGTAatatctgccatgcaacattttgcagatTTCTTACCAAGATGCTGATGCAATACTTGCttggaccttccttgcaagatatgcctgggattctgatttttcatgcatcattttgctgaacttccttgcaagatgtgcctggccttctgatttgcgatgcaagatattgctgattttccttgcaagatgctgatacaagacctgctctgatcttcctcgcaaggaatccataatcttgctttagttgtgctgaggaaagacccgctctgatctttctggcaagattttgctgatctgccttgtaagatgctgacagaagacctgctctgacttgccttgcaagatgtcgccgatcttcattGGAAGATGCTGAGAGATAACCTGGTTTGAtagtccatgcaaaatatccctcgtcttccttaaatcgtgctgagataagacttgttccaatcttcttgcaa is a genomic window containing:
- the LOC142436278 gene encoding translationally-controlled tumor protein-like; amino-acid sequence: MIIYRDLISRDELFSDVYKIWEITGGLCLEVEGTMVRRAQGHIYDALIGGNASAEGPEGDGPEHKVVTDVDIVMNHHLQETSFTKEAYKRYIKDYMKSLKGKLEERKPERMKPFMTGAAEQIKHILANFKKYQFFQGENTIPDGMVALLDYREGGGTPYMIFFKDSLEMEKC